The stretch of DNA CAATGCGAGTAAGTGAAAAGGAAGAAGATGATACTGAAAAGAGGGAAGATCCAGGTGATAACTGGGAAGAAGGTGGAGGGGAAGGTGGCCGTGGTGGCCTAGAAAAATCTTCAGGTCCCTGGAACAAAACAGCTCCACTACAAGCAGCTCCCGCTCCAGTAATTGTTACAGAAACTCCAGAACCAGCGATGTCTAGTGGTGTGTAGAGGCCACCTGGAGCCAGGCTAACCACAACCAGGAAAACGCCACAGGGACCACCAGATATACAGCGACACACAGTTCCCATCCCTGCAGTCCACTGCCAAGCTTGTAGAAAGCAGGAAGGATAAAGAAATGGAGAAGCGCTATGAAGCAGTAAGGCACAAAAATAGAGGTAGAGATGAGGTTTCCAAAAACCAGGCCCTTAAACTCCAGCTGGAGAATCAGAAAAGCAGCCGCAATCAGTGCTGTGAGGGATGGTCTTTGCTAGCCCTGCTAAGCTCATGAGCCCACAGCTGGGCACCACAAGCAGCCATTCATCCCCTGAGCTCTACTGGATCTGCAGCGCCCCATGCGAAAAGGGACCTTCCCTATTGCCCCCTGGAAGTTAAAGGGCCACAACTGCTCTCTGTGTGGGATGTAGGGGAATTTTCATTTGTTACcaaacaaaaaatgcaaaacaacaaGGGGTGTGCTAAATTTAGGAGTGCTCTCATAATTACTCTGCACATTCAAAATTCAACCCCCCGCCCCCAGCTAGTGGTCACTTCAAAATCTTTTTATGTTCAGATACTGAGCCTCCATCAGGGTTGACTACCAAGCGTGAgccgggatgggggcagatcagaataggcagggctgttataCCTGTGGGCcgcatgtgggctagataagggaagggccaaggtgggctgactgttccgactggtgcaagcaaaaactagagtgggtgagggttggttcggctagccgcagtactagctggcagaggctggcactgggagctaattctgtcaagtcaaatgccaaaactacctggagagtgcataatctgggaatgagtgtagcctagaagggaaatagtgggcacctccttcggggctaccactctcattggacagcacgaacaccaggacaggggcaggggtggctgtacagaagggcacctgccagtaggtgtgtgggctggatagtaggttggttgggttgagctgggcttcaatgcccatagacatgtgcgagagctaaacgggatgtgggacagacttgacaagcctgcggtgcatactggcaagcatgggaaccagggtagtgggcagaactggtgggggttatggggagttgccccaactaggctgaagctccaaccaatttgcgtgaggaccgagcatGAAGTGGGCaagatcgaactggactacaacacccgttggttcacgaggaagacagggctggaaacagaacaaacccaggagtctcaacgaccagcatgagcataagctgattggtgtgacggacggtgtctagcaaactcgcgcaagaatcaggtttgggatcatctctgatgaagtttctttggagatccctccaactgaactgctgatcttagaaccccaaccatgaagagactgtcagccagtggattctgaatagggttcacagcgattggaactgagagattggcagcaatccagaactgatgaactatcaaaactgtatgagcaggaccctccgagcgcgcctcccattggggatctgggatgggtgggaggttgggtggggcttttccctttgttttttttccctcaccccagatacagggtattatgatattgatgtggaaacaatggtattacccactttcaccctgtagcccttgaccctttgttccctaatcaactaagaaagattattaaaaaaataatttaaaaaaaagaaggttacAGCTGTTGGGTGTTGAAGCAAACATTTATGAAGATTTGATGTCTGCTATAGATTTGAGACAAGAATACAGGTTTACAATGAACTTAAATTGTTCCTTAGAGAAAACAATGAGAATAACATTAGTAATTTGGTTGATCAGAGAACTTGAACAGCAACATATGAGTgacaaaaatacttttaaaagcagTCTGAGATTTAAGATACGTGAACCAAAGAGATTTTTTTGCATTGATAAAGTATTCTTAGTTTAGGACAGAACAATCGTCAGTTTCAGTAATGGGATAAAGTTTTTTAGATGCTTTAAAGTGCAATTTATTGATTAAAATTGTCTGCTGTTCATAGCAACAGTCGTTTGCCATGTTTTTAGATGGTTTACAAATACAGGTAAACAGATTTTAACCTGATTTCACACAGGTGCATCTGGAACCATTACATTCATTAACTGAGGcacttatttaattttcttaggAAGTACATACGGGAATTTACATAAAGATGTAACTTTTAGACCATTTTGAATTGAGATAACAATTAGGAGTGATAACATAAAAGATCATCAGAGTTCTGTAACCAGAGTATTTTAATATAACAAAATTTGGTACCGCTTTGTACCTTGACAGTATTTTAATATAATACAAATAGTTGGATCATACTAATCAGCTATTGTCTCTATAAAATGAGATATAAATTCTTTGACGTTTTTAGGAGAACCCACTGAAGATATCAACTGCCAACGTTTGAAACTTTTGAGTTCTTGAATGCCTGCCAAGGATGTCAAGTGGGCTTAAAATACATGGTTGAAATAGAATCTCTTTACATGATATAATATAGGTCAGATGTAATTATTGACATAAAGTGATCACTCAAATACCATTAAAACAAGTACATAACCTTCTGATCCTAAGCAGTGAGAACctaaggaaaggcagagaacacaAGGATTACCTCAAGATGAAACTACTTGGAGCTAAGAGGCAGCACACCAGCTTATCTCTCACTCTGAGACAATTCAACAGAGTCAGATCCAGAGTTGCCTGGAGGTACCTGGAAAACTTActccaaatgagaaaaaaagccaTTTTAAAGGAGATGTTACAATAACTTGTGTGTTTAAAAACTTTGTTTCATCAGAAGTTCCCACTTTAATTCCAGGTATCAGTGATAAATATTGATAAAATGCTGTAGACAATACATGATTAACTATAATACATATAAATCATACAAGATGTATTCCTCTCACATCTCGTTGATTCCCCatcccttttatttaaaaaaaaaatagtttcaactttattttcttctctttagcTTTGCTCTTTCCTTTCATCTAAAACTTACACCCTTCACAAGCTTTGTCATCCAGAACACATTTTCATGCATgcaataatttttatctttttttctaaagattttatttattttttaaaaagtcagatatatagaaaggaggagagacagaagaagaccttccatctggtgattACTCCCAGCGAGGTCTCAATACTGGAGCtgtgcaaatctgaagccagtagcctgaggcctcttccgggtcccacACACATAgttacagggtcctaagactttgagccatcctcaacagctttcccaggccataagcagggagattgataggaagcagggctgccagtattagaatcggcacatatgggatcctggagtgttctaggcaagcactttagccactagactacctctCTGGGACCTATTTTTTGTAGCTTAATAtgaaactagcagataaaagcacaTGGGTGCATCTCACACCCAAGaacattttaacagtgaattaggtTTTACTGTTGTACCAGTGTATCCATGATATAAATATCTTGTATTTAGAGAATAGTTTCAGAGTTTTATTGCATTATGTACAAACATTGTCCACAAGAGGCTAGATATTCTTTTGTGGACCCAGTTAAGTTTATCTCCTACCCCGTCACTCTCTGCAAAAGAGGTGGAATATGATAAAGAGAgggaagcctagtggctagggtcctcaacttgcaagtgcctggatcacTTATGAgcgtgggttctaatcccagtggccccgcttcccatccagcttcctgcttgtggcctgggaaagcagtaaggatggcccaaagccttaggaccctgcacccacgtgggagacccagaagaagcttctggctcctgcctgtggattggtgcagcttcagccattgtggtcacttagggagtatgaatcagtggatggaagatattcctctctatctctcctcttttctgtatatctgactttccattaaaaatatataataaatttctCCCTTAAaaaaaggtagagaaagaaagagagggaaaaaattaAACTAACCTTGGAGACGTTGAAGCTGTGGGGAGGTTGGCTCAGCTGAGAAAGCAGGAAGAGGACAAAAGAAGCCACAGTGACTGTgctaaggaagagagagagagagagagagagagagcgagagagagagcgcgagagccAGCACAAGAGCTTGACCCTGAGGATACTGGGTGGGAGGAGAGACTTAAGAGGAAAGGTGGAAGTTTCCCTTGGTGAATGTTTGAGAGTTAGACTGGAGagggaaagaatgaatgaagaaatctTAGGGTTGAGAATGTGCTAGATcctgagagggagagaaggactgACAGAGTGAGAATGCAGAAGAAGACTTCAACAGCAGATCTTTCATTATTTGCCATAGCAGTGGTAGAAGTTGTCTGGATCATAGCACATGGAATCATTGTCTAAACTGTGTTGAGTCGCAGCCACGCTGTAGAGGAAAATGAGTTGGCATGTTCAGAGGTGAGAGAATTACAGGGTTTTGAGAATTTCAGGAGGCAGGCCAAGTGGCGACTATATGAGGCTTGAACTCTCCAGCCTCGTTGGAACGCCCAGAAGCCAAGGTGCTGGGATTAGTGTAACCCTAGATTTTCGAGGAGGGTAAAGTCTGAGAACTGATGCGTGCAGAGGAACATGTTGAGAGGGGAAGAGGTTACATTCACCCACCATCTGCAGCAAGCAGTAGGCCACCTTTAATCTGAATGGAGTGGTATGTTGCATCAGAAATCTCTGAGAACCTATGAAATTTTGTCCACAAGCAGTCCATATTGGAGTCTGAGAGGGTgttgggaggaggaggatgaaggtCAGGTTGAGGGCCAGGAGGCAAGCACAATGAAGGAGGAGTAGTCACTGGCTGAGGCAGTGCAGGTCTGTGTCCCAAGGTCACAGGTGGCCAGACAGCAGTGGTCCACAGTGCTGGAGCATCTGTGTTCATGGTGGTGTTGTGCCTGTGTGCACAGTGGGGAATCCCAGATGCAGCTGTGAGTTCAGAGTGCCGGGAAACCCAAGAGCCAGAGAAGTCCCAAAAGGATGTTAGGGATGTATGCTGGACTGATCAGAGGGTGAGGTTAGAGGTCCTATCCTGGAGGCCAGTGCTGTCCAGGAAAGGAgtggcctcagcaggagggtccggGGGCTGTGAGGAAACATTCCTCCCAGGTTTTGAGAATCAGATGTAAAGTTGGAGTTCatttcagaaccagaaatccacacagaattgagttcagcttaaaacaagctttattggGAGCACTTCCTGTGAGATTCACTGATCTGGTACAGACAGTGGGACAGAAAGGTGCGTGAGGCGTTTTATGTAGGAGCTGTAAGGTGGGAGTTGGGGGACAAAAGAAGGTGCCTTATAAGGAGCTGAAATGTTAAAGGTTCTGACCTTGGTGAATCCATCTGGTGAATCTCAGAGCAGCCTTACCAGCCACACTTCTCAGCCTCCACCTAGGCTACCCCACATCCACCACGGCTAGGCCTTGCAAATAAAAGGGAAAGGTTAAAGTGGACATCTCCTTACTGCCAATCGACTCAATTGAAGAATATTTCAGGTAATCCAAAAGAAACAACACCGTTCAAATTAGTGGCAGTATTTCCACAGGGCCAAAACACTACTTAAACCAACTCTGAGAGACAGACTAGGCAGAAGAAAGACCAGCTGCCTGGGAACATCCAGAGCAAAGGGAGGCAGATGGGAGGCCTGAATGCAGACCCTGAGGTCAAGtccccagagcagccagcacagaagctcaaatataattccaggtcaagaacaaacacaaaactcTTCATACACAACAGGAACTGtcaagtctttctttttttaatcagttaAATCAATTGTTTTTCAGGAACTGTAAAATAGAGCACAAATTTGTGCACGACAGCCACAACATAAAGACAGCATCTGAAGAGAAAACCTGCAGACATAAAAGGCCATGGAGAAGGGAAACAGAAGACCTGCAAAGAGCACAAATCCCTTCAGAGACAGCCAGAGACAAAGGCTAGACCTCAAGCAATGTGAGGAATACAACACAACAGAGATACCAACTAGGAAACAGAAGCAAATGGAAACACTCGGACCAAAGAATACAAGAGagcaaaaaggaagagaaagacacaccattagaatgagtgaggcaaaagaaagaatttcagaattggaaagcACTTTATTCAAGCACGCACAATAAGCAGAAATTTGGAAGAAGAACTGAATAAGGTTACAAAAACTCTCCAAGAACTGAATTACACATTTAGAAAATGtaatataagagttattggagttcctgaaggtgtggaaagagaggCAGGATTGCAGGGTGTATTCcaagaaattataaaagagaatTTTTCAGACATTAGGAATGTAAGCCAAATACAGGAAGCAAAGAGGACCCCAAAGAGATTTGACCCAGAAAGACCCTCACCTAGACACATCACTGTCAAGCTCCCTTCTGCTGAACATAAAGGAGAGATACGGAAACAGTCACACAAGAAGGAGCAGATAACATATAGGGGAACACCcatcagactcactgctgacttctcagtgGAGACCCTTCagcccagaagagaatggagtgatattttccagatcctaaaacagaaaaactatcaacccagaatactatatccagcaaagctttcatttgtgtttgaaaatgaaataaaatgcttccacagcaagcaggatttgaaagactttgctgccacaaagccagcccgaCAGACATTACTCAAAAGCTTGCTgatgacagaaaaaaaggaaattaagcaTGCCCAATGATGGCCAAAGTGTAGATTGAGAAAAGCTAGAAAATTAGGGAACTGTATTCTTTGCCTGTTGAAGACCATTCACCAACTGTAAACCTATGAGAAAGCCCCAGAAACTCGGGACAAAGAACTTAAGGCAGTTGATATGAAAATGTCTGGGCCAAGAACTCCCTAATCCTCAAGCTTCGATCATAGACCAAAGAGAGGTGCTTCTCTCCAATGGTGTGTAATTATTAGTAGGCGTCTCAAAGAACACATTTTTTACTGATTGACGCCTCCTTGATTACCAGAAGTAAACCACGTCTTGTTTCAGACCCTCCTTCCCGGCCAACATGAGCCcaacactttaaaaatttaacGATGTGAATAAACCTTGGCTATTGATCACCAGTCAGTAGTCCTCTTCATTTTTACTTCTGAATGACTTGTAATTATTCATATTTTTGGGTGAAATATGTTTCTGTGCGTAAATAGATTGTGTCCATgtataaataataattaatgcATACATCACCTCAAACTTCTTTCTGTGTAGTAAGAAGGTTAATATTAACAATTGGTAAATACACTGTTGTTAGCTATAGTCATTCTACTGTAATCAAGCTAGAGTCAACTCCTAAGGATGAAGGCAGAAATAAGCAGAAGATGAACAAATAAGGTTCAGGTCTAGATGGCATGGGAGATGGTGGACAGTTGGACTGTGGCCTGCAAGACCATGTGCTCAGGGCATATTTGCTAATTATGCTAAGAGCCCTGGGGGAGATACTGAGAAGTTACTAGGCAGGGATGAACATTCTACTGAGTCCCACAGGTCTCATTCTCCTTGGGTCCTGTCCAGTATAAAAAGGGACAGCACAGAGGGCAGGGATGGACTTGGGGAATTCACTTTCCCATTCTCCTACCTCACCCATCTGCCTCCCTCTTACCTCACAATGCTGCCTTCAACACCAGTTGTGCTGAAAGGGTCCACTTACATGCCAAAGCAGAACTAAGCCAGTGAGGAGCAGGAGGGTCCAGAGGCTGGGCCTGAGGACTGTCGCTTTGGAGGGTGATGCTTCTGGGGTTGTGGTTGGTGTTGCTGAAATGCAAGCAAAAACAGTTATGGCCCCTGTACAGATTCCTGCATCCAGAAATCTTCCAGTTTCTGCAGTTGGGCAATGTGGCTGTGTACACAACTGCCTCCCGTTTTCCATGCTGGTCACTGTGACAGGCTCTCGGGTAGCAGCGAGGGAGGATATGTCCTACACCCAGGGAACGATCTGCCAGACAGGGGAGCCAGGGTTTCCAGATACATGATACTCTCGCTGTCCCAGACGAGGAGAGGGACCAGGTGGTGGTTGAGATGGGTCACAGCAGTCCATACGGGTTCTGCAGGATCCACGAGAGTGTGCAGGCAAAACAGGAAGGGTGTGATTCTAGGAAGAGAGCACAGTGAAGGAGGCTTAGACACAAGGACTGCCTCAGCTAGAAGGCTGGAGAAGAGGCAGGGTGAGTGGAGTAAAATCCATGCCCTGAGGAAGAGACAACGCAGAGGAAAAGCAGAGGTGGGAGGAGATGCAGGGAGGACGCTGGGCTGGACTCTGCTGTTCTGGGGAGAAGGCTCCAGGCTGGATCACTCTCACACATATattcacacatgcacatacaagcacaacacaatcacacacacactctcacccaCACAGAGAATCCACACTcacaacacacactcacacatacactcctatccacacatatacacagagcagcCACACTCacatcacacacatgtgcacgcaTACacatcacacatgcacacacacaattgtTCCCAAAGCTCTTGCTCTTACCTGTGATCTCCAGCATTTCCTTCCTGTACAGCAAGAAGTTCTTACGCCAGCTCTGACAATCTCCCACTGACACTTTGCGGAAAAACTCCATCATGTGGCTGTCATTCTGCCATGTCTTCAGCCATCTGGCTCTAGGATCAAGCTCTGTCCATCTTCTTTGCTCTGAGTCAAGGAGGAGAGATTTCTGTCCACTGATGCTGAACAGCCAGGACCCATGTGTGCGCCCAGAGGCATCACGAACACAGCACATCCTTGCCTGCAAGCTGAGGGCATCTGTCCTCATTGGGAAGAGATGAGCCAAGATTAGTCTTGACAAGCCCTTGTCCCCATCTGCTATCCTCTGCCCCCATCCCCTCCATTGCCCCTGGCCCTGACTGTCCTCCCGGTCCTGCCCCACTCTACACCTCCAAAGGAGAATCCTGAGTCCCTGGTTTCACAACACCTGTCATCTGCCACCCTGGTCTTTTCCCACTCACCCCTGCTTGTGTCATCTGCTGGGTTCATCTCAGCCTGCTGTTGTATGAGGATGTCTGTCACTTCTCTGaatgtttccttcatttctttttcttcattgtcaGGGATAAGTGTTTCATTCCCAGGGAGAATAAAACAGTTGGCCTTGTTGAAGCCACAGGCACCAGTTAGAAAGATTTTGCCATCTATATGACCCTGGAATTCACACACTTGTGGGCCAGCTTGGGCTCTGGGGATGACAGTGAAGCGATGGCAAAGAGAATGAGCATCTGTGAACGAAAAATGCAAGTAACATTGATGACATGAAAACAACTCACAGACAGTCCTTCCTCCAGTTCTAGGACACTAAGCAGCCCACGAAGGGTTGGGAATAACGGAGGTCACCTCCTGGCCATGGCACCTGCatccctgactcctgacttcctcACTCCTGTGCTCCTTGTCATTCATGCTGGTTCTATGAGGTACACAGGATCACCTGGAACCAGGGAGCTAGGGACAGAAGCtttgtacaaacacacacattgtGCACGTTCACACTCCAACTGAACAGCAACCCTGAAAGAAAGAGACCACGTGGATGAAAGCTGAAAGCACAGGGGTGTTCTGGAAAGACTGGTGCGGATGGTGctggccctggcagcagcagggaggcccCGTGTGCATGCTCCCTTTGGCGGCTACTTTCTCCTGGGAGCACTCAGCAGAGCAGACTCCAAGATGCAGAGGAAAGGCAAAAACAGGTGTGGATCAGAGGAAGAGAATTCCAGAAACAAGGTTCCAGGGTATGTCAGGGACAGTGGGAGATCAGAGCAGATCAGTCAGCCTGGAAGGTTTCTAGAGGCAAGAGTGACAAGAGACAGACTCACACAGGCACCTACATAGAACCCAGAGGGAATTACAGCACACTCCAGGAACAGCACATATGtacatcaagaaacaagaaagacacCAGATCAATGAGCTAAGTGTATACCTGAAGGAACtagcaaaacaacagcaaaacaacccccaaaacaacagaaaacaagaaaggaaggaaagaaggaaaggaggatggaaaggtgggagggagggagagggaaagaggagagagcagctatgctggcatactggaaTATTTAACACTAATTGGGCTTTAACCGGGCCCAGAATACCCACCAGCTTTTGGCTGCTTTCTTCCCAGCAGTGTAGCACTTCATTAGTGCAAGGCAACCTAGGTCACTGCCTTGATGTGGAGGGTCCCTGGTAGTGCTactgggaagacagcagcagatggtccagctGCTAGGGCTTGTacgcccatgtaggagatccagaagaagctcccagctcttggcttttgactggcccagccccagccatgtgaCCACTTATGGAATGAACAAATAGAAgataaactctctctctctttgcttctctctcgcttgctttctctcttgatattctccctctttctcttcattcctccctccttctctctcccctctaaatgtaattttgaattttgaaagacataaatcttaaaaaaaaccaaacctgtCAACCCAGAATGCTATATCCGCAAAGTTCTCATTTATAAATGTACATAAAATACCTtccaaaacaaaaattgaaataacCTGTCACCATTCACCAGCTTTACACATGATACTTAGGGCCATGCTGCACACAGAAATGGAATAATAGCCGTCATAAGGAGACAGAGTGAAGGCACAGCATCTACTGAAAGTGCAAAGGCAATCCAAAACaaataatatgaatatttatgggaaagcagcaggatcaAGTTGATATTTATCAGTAATAACTTTGAAGGtatgctcacttcggcagcagaTATGCTAAACACGGGAACTCTGAAGGGAAGTGGATCTCATGATCCAATACAAAGACACAGactggctaaatggattaaaaagtaGGCCAGCACGGTGGTGTAGTTCATCAGTTCTCTGCCCGTAATGCCAACATTCCCATgggtacctgtttgagtcctggctgttccacttccaacccagctcccaggtAATGACCTAGCAAAGCATCTGAGGATGGCCCGGGGCCTTGGACTGCTGaaaccatgtgaaagacccagaaaacTCTGACACTCagtttcagaccagtccagctctggctgtggcagtcattgggtgagtgaatcaatgcatgaatgatctttctttcctctctaactttgtctaactctgatttttgggtaaaaataaaatagatgttaaaaaaatatatatatgcaattgGGGACAGTGACATGATATGGAAGGCTAATCTTCTGCTTGTGGAGCAGACATTCCATGTCGGCACCAGATTGAGTCCC from Ochotona princeps isolate mOchPri1 chromosome 1, mOchPri1.hap1, whole genome shotgun sequence encodes:
- the LOC131480397 gene encoding UL16-binding protein 1-like is translated as MKETFREVTDILIQQQAEMNPADDTSRDALSLQARMCCVRDASGRTHGSWLFSISGQKSLLLDSEQRRWTELDPRARWLKTWQNDSHMMEFFRKVSVGDCQSWRKNFLLYRKEMLEITESHPSCFACTLSWILQNPYGLL